A single region of the Podospora pseudopauciseta strain CBS 411.78 chromosome 1, whole genome shotgun sequence genome encodes:
- a CDS encoding hypothetical protein (EggNog:ENOG503NZM5; COG:Q), producing the protein MVFTTDQDDGSWSIVSQVRQSSPVDTTAPYSTTSLSGKTILITGGASGFGAAFARHWASFGSHIFIGDVNDSLGLALVAELRTAYPTQTFHHHHCDVTSWTDQLSLFKFAVANSPTGGIEGVVAAAGVVDMDNSFDSPRRNGSKTENSEPEEPRLKVLEVNLTGVAYTVHLAMFYLPRNGTGRDRHILLVSSIAGIAPLPGQTEYTASKHGVMGLFRALRGTSWTRGVRVNCVNPYFVDTPLLPASGIALLAGAPKAELGDVVDAGTRLMADEGIRGRALVVGPKMRVVEGEDGVTRLVAEAPTSPGGEGERVQAVWEVYAEDFERVESFVWRYIGMMNVMKSLAGWVGVVRDLWGIYVLGKKAR; encoded by the coding sequence ATGGTCTTCACCACCGACCAAGACGACGGCTCCTGGTCCATCGTCTCCCAAGTCCGCCAATCCTCCCCAGtcgacaccaccgccccctactccaccacctccctctcggGCAAAACAatcctcatcaccggcgGCGCCTCCGGCTTCGGCGCAGCCTTCGCCCGGCACTGGGCAAGTTTTGGGTCTCACATCTTCATAGGCGACGTCAACGACAGCCTAGGCCTCGCCCTCGTCGCCGAGCTACGCACCGCCTACCCAACCCAaaccttccaccaccaccactgcgACGTCACCTCCTGGACCGACCAGCTCTCCCTCTTCAAGTTCGCCGTCGCCAACTCCCCCACGGGGGGCATAGAAGGTGTAGTCGCCGCcgcgggggtggtggacatgGACAACAGCTTCGACTCCCCCCGCCGCAACGGCAGCAAAACAGAAAACAGCGAGCCGGAGGAGCCGAGGTTgaaggtgctggaggtgAACCTCACGGGTGTGGCGTACACGGTCCACCTGGCCATGTTCTACCTCCCTCGGAACGGGACAGGGAGGGACAGACATATCCTGCTCGTCAGCAGCATCGCCGGCATTGCCCCCTTGCCGGGACAGACTGAATATACCGCCTCCAAGCACGGGGTTATGGGACTGTTCAGGGCGCTGAGGGGGACGAGCTGGacgaggggggtgagggtgaatTGTGTGAACCCTTACTTTGTGGACACACCTCTTCTACCGGCGAGCGGGATCGCCTTGCTGGCTGGGGCGCCAAAGGCCGAGTTGGGGGACGTGGTTGATGCCGGGACGAGGCTTATGGCTGATGAGGGCATCAGGGGAAGGGCGTTGGTTGTTGGGCCGAAGAtgagggttgtggagggggaggatggagtcACGAGGCTGGTTGCTGAGGCGCCGACGAGccccgggggggagggggagagggtgcaGGCGGTTTGGGAAGTCTACGCGGAGGATTttgagagggtggagagtTTTGTTTGGAGGTATATTGGGATGATGAATGTGATGAAGAGCCTGGCGGGTTGGGTGGGGGTAGTGAGGGATTTGTGGGGGATTTATGTACTcgggaagaaggcgaggtgA